One genomic region from Dermacentor variabilis isolate Ectoservices chromosome 6, ASM5094787v1, whole genome shotgun sequence encodes:
- the LOC142584106 gene encoding uncharacterized protein LOC142584106, protein MQVGKAYSLFCKKSSNYFLLQLPSPHCCLLVALECSHVIRALLMMSGDIESNPGPDSNALLVELKNLSAGQLKLISQVQDLKVHLLSTDKAIADMGKRMTDLEGHYQNLVSLRSDFEAVRTSAAQVATVVHRLETRIDDAENQSRRNNLIFYGLPESTGSEAFAQTEQLIIKHCHDHLNISIELKEIERAHRLGHRTGTNRHRPVIAKFTFHKTKKLILSNGRKFKGTSFSVGEDFTRSVQNARRHLITFAKSKSLPFSLRFKTLHMGHKRYVYDEQTQSVKEII, encoded by the coding sequence atgcaggttgGTAAAGCTTACAGTCTTTTTTGTAAGAAGTCTAGCAATTATTTCCTGCTTCAGCTGCCGAGCCCGCACTGCTGCCTTCTTGTCGCTCTTGAGTGCTCTCATGTAATTCGTGCCTTGTTGATGATGTCGGGCGATATCGAAAGCAACCCGGGGCCTGACTCCAATGCTTTACTAGTTGAATTGAAGAATTTGTCTGCTGGACAGTTGAAATTAATCAGTCAGGTTCAAGACCTGAAAGTTCATTTATTGTCGACGGACAAAGCTATTGCTGATATGGGCAAACGCATGACTGACCTAGAGGGTCATTATCAAAATCTTGTCTCCCTGCGCTCTGACTTTGAAGCCGTCAGAACGTCTGCCGCTCAAGTAGCCACAGTGGTACACAGGCTTGAaacgcgtattgatgacgccgaGAACCAGTCACGACGCAATAATCTTATTTTTTATGGCCTCCCTGAATCAACTGGATCAGAGGCGTTTGCCCAGACCGAGCAACTTATCATCAAGCACTGCCACGATCATCTTAATATTAGCATCGAGCTGAAGGAAATTGAGCGCGCACATCGTCTCGGTCATCGCACAGGTACTAACCGCCACCGTCCTGTCATAGCAAAATTCACCttccataaaacaaaaaaattgattctttctaacggccgcaagttCAAAGGAACCAGCTTCAGCGTTGGAGAGGATTTCACTCGTTCCGTACAAAACGCTCGCAGGCACCTCATAACTTTCGCGAAAAGCAAATCATTACCTTTTTCTTTGCGATTCAAAACACTGCATATGGGTCATAAGCGCTACGTCTACGACGAGCAAACGCAGTCTGTCAAAGAAATAATATAG